The region CCAAAGCTTAAAATCAGTGACGGGGGATTGTTTGATGTTGAAAAGTTTGAATTTGTGGATGTAATAAAATAATTGTAAATAGAGAACATTTTAAAGATATGGCGATTTTATGAAAGTTGTACCTCTTGCTTTTGAAAGTTTAGGTGTCAGATCAATGGCTACATTTGTTGAAACTGATCAAAAAATCTTAATTGACCCTGGAACTTCAATTGCACCTAAAAGATTTGGATATCCGCCGTGGAAAAACGAATTCGATGCATTGTATAGCTCCAGAGCTAAAATCAATGAGTATGGGGAAAAAGCAGGTATATTTACTGTAAGCCATTATCATCATGACCATTACACTCCATTTGAGCTTGGGAAATTTCTGGATTCATCCCCTAAAGCTGCGGAGAAACTTTATAGCGGAAAAAAATTATTTATCAAACATTCCACTTCTAAAATTAATAAAAGCCAGCAAAAACGTGCTGCTGATTTTTTAAAGAATTTAGAAGATTTAAACTGTGAGGTTTCCTATGCAGATGGTAATATATTTGAAATAGGGGAAACAACACTTAAATTTTCAAATCCACTTCCCCACGGGTCTGAGGGAAGCCGCTTAGGATATGTGATTACTACAACAATCCAGTACAATGGAAAGAGTTTGATGCATGCATCTGATGTCCAAGGGCCTATTTATGAAGGATCAAAACAGTTTATTCTTAATGAAAATCCGGATATTTTGATATTGAGCGGTCCTCCAATTTATCTTCAAGGATTTGCCATTGAAAGAGGAGATATTGAAAGTGCAAGAAGGAATTTAATTGAAATATCTAATAAAATACCCAAAGTAATTGTGGATCATCATCTTCTAAGAGATATGCGATGTTTTGATTTTATAAAGTCAGTAGAAAAAGAATCAGATAATGAGATAGTTGTAGCATCAGAAATTTTAGGTAAAGAACCTGATTTGTTGGAAGCACGGCGAAAAGAATTTTATGTATAATATTGTGTCTGCTGGTACGTTATATTTTTCTGCCAGAGGCTTAACATGTGTATCATGAACTTTCTTGATATAATATGCTTTTTTTTAGCATAAGTTTTGGTTTGACCATATTTAGATTGAACATACTTAACTAAACCTTTCTTTTGATACTCTGCTCTTTCCTGGTTGAATCTGTCTAAAGCAGTTTGAATAACGTTATAAAAAATCTTAAAAAAAAAGTAAAAATATAAAAATAAACAGCTTAATTCTCACCCATCAATTCTAAAAGTTCCTTTTTAGCTTTCAAAAATCTATGATTTTTGATTGCCCGAAAATCGGAGCTTACAAATCATCAAAAATCTTTTATTTTTGTGCAAGAAAAATGCTTTGCATTTTTCTAGCTTTGATTTGTGCTCCAAAATTCTACGAATTTTGAGAGATTTTCGACGGCTTCAAGTGCTTCTTCAAAATCAGGATCTAATTCTAATGCTTTGTTATAACATTCTAGTGATTCATTGTATTTTTTGAGTTTTTGAAGAACTTTTCCTTTTTCAAGCCATGTTTCTTCATCTTCAGGATCAATTTCTAAACTTTTTTCAAGATATTCCAAAGCCTCTTTAAAATGTCCTATTTTATTTGAGATAGAACCTTTAAAAGCCCAAGCATCACTATCATCAGGATCAAGTTCTAACACTTTACTAAAACATTTTAATGCATCCTTAAAACTGTTTAAATTATTTAGTGCACTGCCCTTATTGTACCATGCATAAGCAAATTCAAAATCCAATTCTAATGCTTTATTATAACATTCCAAAGCCTCATCAAAACGTTTCAAATCACTTAAAACATTACCTTTATTATCCAGTATCAATGCATCTTCAGGTTCAATCTCTAATGCTTTATTATAACATTCCAAAGCCTCATCAAGCCTATTTAACTCTTTAAGCATGTTACCTCTATTATTCAATTTACCGGTATCATAGGGATCCAATTCTAATGCTTTGTTATAGCATTCTAAAGCCTCATCAAAACGTTTCAAATCACTTAAAACATTACCTTTACCATACCATATAAGTGCATTTTTATCATCAATAGACAATGCCTGATTATAACATTTTAAAGCTTCATCAAATCTTTCTAACGCGTAAAGTGATAAGCATTTACCATACCAGTGATTCATATCATTAGAATCTAATTTTATAGATTTATCAAAGTGTTCTAATGCTTCATTAAATTTACCTAACCTATAAAAAAGATTCCCTTTATTATACCATGCAACTCCATAATTGGGAGTTAAGTCTAATGCTTTATTAAAATATTCAAGAGCCAGTGCAGGATTATCATCCACATATTGAAGGCCCTTTATAACTAATTTATCTACCTTTCGATTTTTAAAAATATTGAAACCCATAATAACACTCCTTATATACAAAAATTACTTTCTTTTTTTAGATTTCCCTATCTTAGGGACGTTCTCATCTTTATTAGCTTTATTAATCTTACCTAAAGTATCCATTGTAAGATAAGCTACTGCCGCTGCCCCCATTCCAGCTAATGTTTTTAGAAGCTTCCCACCTTTAGGACTTTTCCCACCAGGATCATACCAAACAGGTGTGCTTAACTGTTTATGTTTATTTTTAGAACTTTTTTCTAGGGTCAGGCGCTTTTTATTTGGATCAACAGTCTTATATCTTACTGTGTGCGTAGTTATATATCCATCGCTTAGTTTTACAGGGCGAGATTTATTAAAATTAATATTAAGCTTGTTTGAACTCATTGTTTCTGTTTTACTGAGTTGTATAAGTCGTTTAGTCGTTGTTCTATCACGATTTTTTCTAGCATCAGCTAAATAAGATCCTAC is a window of Methanobacterium sp. DNA encoding:
- a CDS encoding MBL fold metallo-hydrolase — its product is MKVVPLAFESLGVRSMATFVETDQKILIDPGTSIAPKRFGYPPWKNEFDALYSSRAKINEYGEKAGIFTVSHYHHDHYTPFELGKFLDSSPKAAEKLYSGKKLFIKHSTSKINKSQQKRAADFLKNLEDLNCEVSYADGNIFEIGETTLKFSNPLPHGSEGSRLGYVITTTIQYNGKSLMHASDVQGPIYEGSKQFILNENPDILILSGPPIYLQGFAIERGDIESARRNLIEISNKIPKVIVDHHLLRDMRCFDFIKSVEKESDNEIVVASEILGKEPDLLEARRKEFYV
- a CDS encoding tetratricopeptide repeat protein, with translation MGFNIFKNRKVDKLVIKGLQYVDDNPALALEYFNKALDLTPNYGVAWYNKGNLFYRLGKFNEALEHFDKSIKLDSNDMNHWYGKCLSLYALERFDEALKCYNQALSIDDKNALIWYGKGNVLSDLKRFDEALECYNKALELDPYDTGKLNNRGNMLKELNRLDEALECYNKALEIEPEDALILDNKGNVLSDLKRFDEALECYNKALELDFEFAYAWYNKGSALNNLNSFKDALKCFSKVLELDPDDSDAWAFKGSISNKIGHFKEALEYLEKSLEIDPEDEETWLEKGKVLQKLKKYNESLECYNKALELDPDFEEALEAVENLSKFVEFWSTNQS